In one Platichthys flesus chromosome 3, fPlaFle2.1, whole genome shotgun sequence genomic region, the following are encoded:
- the LOC133933284 gene encoding calcium-binding protein 7, whose translation MPMHPVTSTLMYRGICTIPDMLYSQPVNLPEDEVEEIREAFKVFDRDGNGFISKQELGMAMRSLGYMPNEVELEVIIQRLDMDGDGQVDFEEFVTLLGPKLTAAGLPDKFHGADFDSVFWKTDMQKLTVEELKRLLYDTFCDHLSMKDIENIIMTEENHIENPGQCQVDIDSSSPTQHVKQTCVRKSLICAFAIAFIISVMLIAANQVLRSGMK comes from the exons ATGCCGATGCATCCAGTCACCTCCACGTTGATGTACCGGGGGATCTGCACCATCCCCGACATGCTGTACAGCCAGCCGGTGAACCTGCCCGAAGACGAAGTTGAAG agatccGCGAGGCCTTCAAAGTGTTCGACCGCGATGGAAACGGATTCATCTCAAAGCAGGAGCTGGGCATGGCCATGCGCTCCCTCGGCTACATGCCGAacgaggtggagctggaggtcatCATCCAGAGACTGGACATGGACG GCGACGGCCAGGTGGACTTTGAGGAGTTCGTCACTCTCCTGGGCCCGAAGCTGACGGCAGCCGGGTTGCCGGATAAGTTCCACGGCGCAGACTTTGACTCCGTCTTTTGGAAG ACAGACATGCAGAAGCTGACGgtagaggagctgaagaggctTCTGTACGATACCTTCTGTGACCACCTCTCTATGAAAGACATCGAGAACATCATCATGACCGAGGAGAACCACATAGAGAACCCTGGGCAGTGCCAGGTGGATATAGACA GTTCCAGCCCGACGCAGCATGTGAAGCAAACCTGTGTGCGCAAGAGCCTGATATGCGCCTTCGCCATCGCTTTCATCATCAGCGTCATGCTCATCGCAGCCAATCAGGTGCTGCGGAGCGGCATGAAATAG